From the Daucus carota subsp. sativus chromosome 8, DH1 v3.0, whole genome shotgun sequence genome, one window contains:
- the LOC108199191 gene encoding small ribosomal subunit protein uS10m-like yields the protein MAATSSLKKMWASSTLLAKTQFASSLAAASPSTLFTTSNLSPIRRAFPLSDVFDLISAPTKIRLASPLFNGIGSSVRPGWEADRIRSYSTLNGLGNQDMIRLAKEEDVKVPVKKKSFTKICMVIKTFDNKNAEEQTYPAHQNKIRLPTKRSLFTVLRSPHVDKKSREQFFLTTKKQHLVIQAERHELAKKYFWLKRHRIMGAQFEVKFFCKTRFQLARERDGLSNSPESELQIEAAPALASI from the exons ATGGCTGCTACCTCCTCGCTGAAGAAAATGTGGGCTTCTTCAACCCTCCTCGCTAAAACCCAATTCGCTTCTTCGCTAGCTGCCGCCTCTCCCTCTACACTCTTTACCACCAGCAATCTCTCCCCCATTCGCCGCGCCTTTCCTCTCTCAG ATGTGTTTGATCTGATTTCTGCGCCGACCAAGATCCGCCTTGCATCACCATTGTTCAATGGAATTGGTTCCAGTGTCAGGCCTGGCTGGGAGGCGGATCGTATTCGTAGCTATAGTACTTTGAATGGACTCGGCAATCAGGATATGATTCGACTCGCCAAAGAGGAGGATGTTAAGGTTCCGGTTAAAAAGAAGAGTTTCACCAAAATATGCATGGTTATTAAAACTTTTGACAACAAAAATGCGGAGGAACAAACTTATCCAGCTCACCAGAATAAAATTAGATTGCCAACAAAACGATCCCTGTTTACTGTTTTGCGATCGCCTCATGTTGATAAGAAGTCAagagaacaattttttttgacaacaaagAAACAGCATCTGGTCATACAAGCGGAAAGGCATGAATTGGCCAAGAAGTACTTTTGGTTGAAGCGCCACCGTATAATGGGAGCTCAATTTGAAGTCAAGTTTTTTTGCAAGACCCGTTTTCAACTTGCAAGGGAAAGAGATGGATTAAGTAATAGCCCGGAGAGCGAATTGCAGATTGAGGCTGCTCCAGCCCTAGCTTCTATTTAA
- the LOC108203664 gene encoding S-norcoclaurine synthase 1-like → MSSEAEVKIVEDSEVLGWGSSLPVPSVQELARNDSQCVPERYIQEPEDRPLHSVTTEVLNEIPVINLSKLANGDEDERRNLDTACKEWGFFQVIDHGVSDKVLHAMKAAVAEFFELPLVEKKKYSMAANDFQGYGQGYVVSDEQKLDWNDLLFLITAPPKYKNMKHWPTTITGFREAVEKYSTELQKVGDEIFENLSVLMGMERESLKDIHGVMKLGVRMNYYPACARPDLVLGVSPHSDASSLTLLLQDDDITGLQIKNKEIWVPVKPIPNALVVNIGDALEVLSNGAYKSVEHRAVTNQQIPRISVATFFIPEDELEIGPLDSMVDEEHRPRMFKRIKYLDYLRYTLGRKMEGKSHIDILKLQNM, encoded by the exons ATGAGCTCAGAGGCTGAAGTTAAGATTGTGGAGGACAGTGAAGTGTTAGGCTGGGGTAGTTCTTTACCAGTGCCTAGTGTTCAAGAATTAGCAAGAAATGATTCTCAGTGTGTTCCTGAAAGGTACATACAGGAACCCGAGGACAGACCGTTGCACTCGGTGACCACTGAAGTTCTTAATGAAATCCCTGTCATAAATTTATCTAAGCTTGCAaatggagatgaagatgaaaggAGAAATCTTGACACAGCTTGCAAAGAGTGGGGCTTTTTTCAG GTAATAGATCACGGGGTATCAGACAAGGTCTTACACGCAATGAAAGCTGCTGTAGCAGAATTTTTCGAGCTCCCCCTGGTAGAGAAGAAGAAGTATTCCATGGCAGCAAATGATTTCCAAGGATATGGGCAAGGCTATGTTGTCTCAGATGAGCAAAAACTTGATTGGAATGACCTTCTGTTCTTGATCACTGCACCACCGAAGTATAAGAATATGAAACACTGGCCGACCACTATAACAGGCTTTAG GGAGGCAGTTGAAAAGTACTCGACAGAATTACAGAAAGTGGGTGACgaaatttttgagaatttgtcaGTGCTGATGGGAATGGAAAGAGAGAGTCTTAAAGATATTCATGGTGTGATGAAACTCGGTGTTAGAATGAATTACTATCCGGCTTGTGCGAGGCCTGATCTTGTTCTAGGTGTGAGTCCACATTCAGATGCCAGCTCCTTAACTTTACTCTTGCAAGATGATGACATTACTGGCCTCCAAATTAAGAACAAGGAAATCTGGGTACCTGTAAAGCCAATTCCGAATGCATTAGTTGTGAACATAGGCGATGCTCTGGAG GTACTAAGTAATGGGGCGTACAAAAGTGTAGAGCATAGAGCTGTTACAAACCAACAAATTCCCAGAATATCAGTAGCTACATTTTTTATACCAGAGGACGAACTGGAAATTGGACCGTTAGATTCAATGGTGGACGAAGAACATCGGCCCAGAATGTTCAAAAGAATCAAGTACCTTGATTACCTGAGATACACTCTGGGAAGAAAAATGGAAGGAAAGAGTCACATTGATATCCTCAAGTTACAGAATATGTAA
- the LOC108199190 gene encoding thaumatin-like protein, with protein MSSTMSPSTLFFLCFFFITLCFTNGIQLKILNNCKDTIWPGILATTGHQTPSHGGFRLYSTEKVLIDVPERWSGRIWARQGCCFDNNSGRGYCESGDCGGFLHCNGTGGTPPTTLVEMTFGTCESALHYYDVSLVDGFNVPVAMRPEGGAGCDMVSCAKDLNVFCPSNLVVKKDGKVVACKSACMAARSDRYCCTGEFANPKICKPSVFGHLFKAMCPRAYSYAFDDSSALKTCRASRYVITFCPPK; from the exons ATGTCCTCAACAATGTCTCCCTCCACTCTTTTCTTCCTCTGCTTCTTCTTCATAACTCTCTGTTTTACTA ATGGGATTCAACTCAAGATACTAAACAACTGCAAGGACACCATATGGCCTGGAATCCTCGCGACAACGGGCCACCAGACGCCTAGCCATGGAGGTTTCCGCCTCTACAGCACCGAGAAAGTACTAATTGATGTCCCCGAAAGATGGTCAGGGAGAATATGGGCTAGACAAGGCTGTTGCTTCGACAACAACTCGGGTAGAGGCTACTGTGAGTCAGGAGATTGTGGAGGTTTTCTGCATTGCAATGGAACAGGAGGAACTCCACCAACAACTCTGGTGGAAATGACATTTGGAACCTGTGAATCCGCTTTGCATTACTACGACGTGTCGTTGGTTGATGGATTTAATGTTCCAGTGGCAATGAGACCGGAAGGTGGTGCAGGCTGTGACATGGTGTCATGCGCAAAGGACTTGAATGTGTTCTGTCCTTCGAATTTGGTGGTGAAGAAGGATGGGAAAGTGGTGGCTTGTAAGAGTGCTTGCATGGCTGCAAGATCAGATAGGTATTGCTGTACAGGGGAGTTTGCTAATCCGAAAATTTGTAAGCCTAGTGTTTTTGGTCATCTGTTCAAAGCCATGTGCCCTAGGGCTTATAGTTATGCTTTTGATGATTCCTCTGCGCTCAAGACTTGTAGGGCTTCCCGGTATGTTATTACATTTTGTCCTCCTAAGTGA
- the LOC108199189 gene encoding uncharacterized protein LOC108199189 encodes MSSSMELVPVTSQKHDPAWKHCQMFKNGDRVQLKCVYCTKMFKGGGIHRIKEHLAGHKGNASTCLRVPPDVQQIMEESLRGVVAKKRKKQKLAEVISGFDPSTSEVDGLSGQCDLSGAVSLIPNVDVLDPNSGVLEDGPRKRGRKKRGAKKGAANTGLDVIPLDVVGGGSKRVNDQVHLAIGRFFYDVGVPLDAVNSVYFQPMLDAIASQGAVSVAPNYHDLRSGILKNSVQEVRNDINLCMSHWGHSGCSVLVDEYVSEKGKTLINFMVYCSEGTIFLRFVDVTDIMNSEDALFELLKEVVEEVGVRNVLQVITNTEDRYVVTGKRLSDTFPTVFWTPCAARCIDLMLEDFGKVKWIISILEKSKYISRFIYNHSVVLNMMRRYTYGVDLVELGVSSSATDFATLKRLVNIKPNLQSMVTSEEWMECPYSKKTEGITMLDYISNQSFWSTCSFVTRLTDPLLRLLRIVSSEKRPAMGYVNAGIYRAKESIRKEFEDKKEYEVYWNIIDGRWEHLQHHPLHAAGFYLNPKFFYGTEGSIHRHIPSSVFDCVEKMFPDPKIQDKIMKETTSYHNAAGDFGRNMAMRARETLLPAEWWSTYGGACPNLSRLALRVLSQTCSLMSCKPNRHYLEQIDKTKNCLEHQRLTDLVFVQYNLRLRQMAVKNREHDAADPISCDIINTSEDWVTENEVGMEDTGSADWMNVVPPLGHMTLLGSEIEDIEALGAAGFDDYEEVFNGVKDSEGENGEDREEDNTV; translated from the exons ATGTCATCTAGTATGGAACTTGTGCCAGTGACTTCACAAAAACATGACCCAGCATGGAAGCATTGCCAGATGTTTAAGAATGGGGATAGGGTTCAGCTTAAGTGTGTGTATTGTACTAAAATGTTTAAGGGTGGTGGGATTCATAGGATTAAGGAACATCTTGCGGGGCATAAGGGTAATGCCTCGACGTGCCTTAGAGTCCCGCCTGATGTTCAGCAGATTATGGAAGAGAGTTTGAGAGGTGTTGTGGCGAAAAAGAGGAAGAAGCAGAAGCTTGCGGAGGTTATTTCGGGGTTTGATCCTTCTACTAGTGAGGTTGATGGTTTGTCGGGTCAGTGTGATTTGAGTGGTGCTGTGAGTTTGATCCCGAATGTGGATGTGCTTGATCCGAATTCAGGTGTTTTAGAGGATGGTCCGAGGAAGAGAGGTAGGAAGAAGAGGGGAGCGAAGAAAGGTGCTGCTAATACAGGTTTGGATGTCATTCCGTTGGATGTTGTGGGAGGTGGTTCGAAGAGGGTGAATGATCAGGTTCATTTGGCGATAGGAAGGTTTTTTTATGATGTTGGTGTGCCTTTAGATGCAGTGAACTCCGTATATTTTCAACCGATGCTTGATGCGATTGCTTCACAAGGAGCAGTGTCTGTTGCTCCGAATTATCATGATCTTAGAAGTGGGATTCTGAAGAATTCAGTTCAAGAAGTAAGAAATGATATTAATCTATGCATGAGTCATTGGGGACATAGTGGATGCTCTGTTTTAGTTGATGAGTATGTTTCAGAAAAGGGTAAAACATTGATAAACTTTATGGTGTATTGTTCCGAGGGGACAATATTTTTGAGGTTTGTTGACGTGACTGACATAATGAATTCAGAAGATGCTCTCTTTGAATTGCTCAAGGAGGTGGTTGAGGAAGTTGGAGTGAGAAATGTCTTGCAAGTGATTACTAATACTGAAGATCGTTATGTTGTTACAGGAAAAAGGCTAAGTGATACCTTTCCTACTGTTTTCTGGACTCCTTGTGCAGCTCGCTGCATAGACCTGATGCTTGAGGATTTTGGAAAAGTCAAGTGGATCATTTCAATACttgaaaaatctaaatatatatcaAGATTTATCTACAATCATAGTGTAGTTTTAAATATGATGCGGAGGTATACATATGGAGTTGATCTAGTTGAACTTGGGGTTAGTAGCTCTGCAACAGACTTTGCAACTCTGAAGAGACTAGTGAATATCAAGCCCAACTTGCAATCCATGGTAACGTCAGAGGAGTGGATGGAATGCCCATATTCAAAAAAAACCGAGGGAATAACCATGTTGGACTATATCAGTAATCAGTCATTTTGGTCAACATGTTCATTTGTCACCCGTCTTACAGATCCATTATTGCGGCTTTTGAGAATAGTAAGTAGTGAGAAGAGACCTGCAATGGGGTATGTTAATGCTGGAATATATCGAGCAAAAGAAAGCATTAGAAAGGAATTTGAGGATAAGAAGGAATATGAAGTTTATTGGAATATTATAGATGGCAGGTGGGAACATCTTCAGCATCATCCACTTCATGCTGCAGGTTTTTATCTGAACCCCAAGTTCTTCTACGGTACTGAAGGATCTATACATCGCCACATTCCATCCTCAGTGTTTGATTGTGTAGAGAAGATGTTtcctgatccaaaaatccaagataaaataatgaaagaaacAACATCATACCATAATGCTGCTGGAGATTTTGGCCGGAATATGGCAATGAGAGCTAGAGAAACATTACTTCCTG CTGAGTGGTGGTCAACTTATGGAGGTGCTTGTCCAAATTTGTCGCGTTTGGCTCTCCGTGTCCTCAGTCAAACTTGCAGTTTGATGAGTTGTAAGCCAAACAGACATTACTTGGAACAGATAGACAAAACAAAGAACTGCTTAGAGCATCAGAGGCTTACTGACCTTGTATTTGTGCAGTACAATTTGCGGCTGAGGCAAAT GGCTGTGAAGAATAGAGAACATGATGCTGCAGATCCTATTTCATGTGATATCATTAATACAAGCGAGGATTGGGTTACAGAGAATGAAGTAGGTATGGAGGACACTGGCAGCGCGGATTGGATGAATGTTGTCCCGCCTTTAGGCCACATGACACTCTTAGGATCAGAAATTGAGGATATAGAGGCCTTAGGTGCAG CTGGATTTGATGATTATGAAGAGGTATTTAATGGAGTTAAAGATAGTGAAGGCGAAAATGGTGAAGACAGGGAAGAAGACAATACAGTGTAG
- the LOC108199107 gene encoding LOB domain-containing protein 33 codes for MTGPGSSCGACKFLRRKCTSECVFAPYFSYDQSANHFAKVHRVFGASKVSKLLLHLPVHRRSDAAATIAYEALARMHDPVYGCVSHVFALQQQVACLQHEIDILNNQMANQAFQARNNGAFGATNNPSVGFQFDSQNNENMTNCATQSQMLLNGGVTADNQEFHCQINTTLPTLYGCEEHMYNVPSDIDLPESVSGGMNQEIYVPFLWTGSSCSS; via the exons ATGACAGGTCCTGGTTCTTCGTGTGGAGCATGCAAGTTCCTAAGGCGAAAGTGTACAAGTGAATGCGTTTTTGCTCCTTACTTCTCTTATGATCAGTCAGCTAACCACTTTGCAAAAGTTCACAGGGTGTTTGGAGCTAGCAAAGTTTCCAAGTTATTGCTACACCTTCCGGTGCACAGAAGAAGTGATGCAGCCGCCACCATAGCTTATGAAGCACTTGCTCGGATGCATGATCCTGTATATGGTTGTGTCTCTCATGTCTTCGCTCTACAACAGCAG GTAGCATGCCTGCAACATGAGATCGACATTCTTAATAATCAAATGGCCAATCAAGCATTTCAAGCACGCAATAATGGAGCATTTGGAGCAACTAATAACCCAAGTGTTGGATTCCAGTTTGATTCACAGAACAACGAGAACATGACTAATTGTgcaactcaaagtcagatgctttTAAACGGAGGGGTCACAGCAGATAACCAAGAATTCCATTGCCAGATAAATACCACTCTTCCTACTCTATATGGCTGTGAGGAACACATGTACAATGTTCCTTCTGATATAGACCTTCCTGAGTCAGTCTCTGGAGGGATGAATCAAGAGATTTATGTGCCATTTCTATGGACGGGCAGCAGTTGCAGCAGCTAA
- the LOC108198377 gene encoding probable transcriptional regulator RABBIT EARS produces MEHYSQYLRSWEEQAFAEDVGEGLLGGFIWPPRCYSCSFCNRIFKSAQALGGHMNVHRRDRARLNQPLCLKTGGADKFFNSKSPNSLYSETEAVKIIQGTKKLACRNPILRKESAVETGLSVGLNFCVEGNRGAERTGVGGDIKRRRTDCLLYIDCSSSDKDGIDLELRLGDSPTVLN; encoded by the coding sequence ATGGAGCATTATTCACAATACTTGAGATCATGGGAAGAACAAGCTTTCGCTGAAGACGTCGGAGAAGGGCTTCTAGGGGGATTCATATGGCCTCCAAGATGTTATTCTTGCAGTTTCTGCAACAGAATATTTAAGTCGGCTCAAGCGCTTGGTGGTCACATGAATGTTCATAGAAGAGACAGAGCTAGGTTAAATCAGCCTCTTTGTTTAAAAACTGGTGGAGctgataaattttttaactcGAAATCTCCAAACAGCTTGTATTCTGAAACAGAGGCGGTTAAAATAATTCAAGGTACGAAGAAACTTGCATGCAGGAACCCTATATTAAGGAAAGAATCAGCGGTTGAGACTGGCTTATCCGTGGGATTAAATTTTTGTGTTGAAGGAAATCGAGGAGCTGAGCGTACCGGTGTCGGTGGTGATATTAAGAGGCGGAGGACGGATTGTTTACTGTATATAGATTGTTCAAGTAGTGATAAGGACGGCATTGACCTTGAGCTTAGGCTCGGGGATTCACCGACGGTGCTAAATTAG